The following are encoded together in the Longimicrobium terrae genome:
- a CDS encoding tetratricopeptide repeat protein, giving the protein MADLSPELASRIQSLETSFADNPGRYFVALAGAWREAGEPGRAEEILREHLKRFPGLSPHVLLGRCLADRGAYQEASNEFHYVLSIDSQNLIALRTLAEMAAQSGRRDEAQRWYNELLAVDPMNAEARQALAGLARSGADAATLDQPVRTGTEWGGAGQADRVAGTASEAGFAAEDDGGFGLIDLNSEPASPRAEAQAEAAAGEWGEISLDHAAPSTPTAETQPASSSDFDAFAFGSMSLDDEKPADEPAFLDTSSSFDSAPSFDAAPSFDSAPSLGAEGTGDWLNSDARQDLGESAAADLALPTFSDDLLDAPTAGADLPLLDFSGEDDSDADGLMQLDGGIGFDGAASGGQGAGDPHDHVDAEVVTETMAELYASQGLLARAAEVYRELIQQRGDEPGLVRRLSEIEGRLNADAAAMDEGDAPAWLQGVDAFAAGTATPVPGSAAEVAFDSFSAPAADKSFSGTVDESFYTAPADDEFSTPAADDPFTGIVDESFYASTPGDAFSSDAASFGDDLDLTAGLADASGAAATSEAMGSGPAASADPFADSFSAGFDGVEAEASPSADDVRDEWTAPSVTETESEGFDLIVIADDGGEQHIHASAEEVADLSADWAVAAAPLGYEGDDEEDDVPAAAGSAAAPAARTMQSYFSSLLNWQPGGAPYVPAAEPAAPQVADDLPRVSGFDVSTADAAPYETGVSDFTVPDDAQPAADAGQADVPALRTGVDDAPVPADDRAPYQAPADDSAALSLDLPADVSGDDDVASVDDFAPIDFGTRAEDLPAVADQDDPWSAPSLNDTAAAAAQPDPWDAPLDAPAADLDLPMLDDEPWSTAPAAAADLAGFELADDLAATPSAQPDDEGLLPWEAPAAPPAPEAPAQPAGDGFSFEDFFSGPAAPESAAPPTPAAAAAPSAAFEPAPSPVTPPAPPAAQPGAPAGGQDEEDEDLESFQAWLQSLKR; this is encoded by the coding sequence ATGGCCGATCTTTCCCCAGAGCTGGCGTCCCGCATCCAGTCGCTCGAAACCAGCTTCGCCGACAACCCCGGGCGCTACTTCGTGGCGCTGGCGGGGGCATGGCGCGAGGCGGGCGAGCCGGGGCGTGCCGAAGAAATCCTGCGGGAGCACCTGAAGCGCTTTCCCGGGCTGAGCCCGCACGTGCTGCTGGGGCGCTGCCTGGCGGACCGCGGGGCGTACCAGGAAGCGTCCAACGAGTTCCACTACGTTCTTTCCATCGATTCGCAGAACCTGATCGCGCTGCGCACGCTGGCGGAAATGGCCGCGCAGTCGGGCAGGCGCGACGAGGCGCAGCGCTGGTACAACGAGCTGCTGGCGGTGGATCCCATGAACGCCGAGGCGCGGCAGGCGCTGGCCGGGCTGGCGCGCTCCGGCGCGGACGCGGCCACGCTGGACCAGCCGGTGCGCACGGGGACGGAGTGGGGCGGGGCGGGGCAGGCGGACCGCGTGGCGGGCACCGCGTCCGAAGCCGGCTTCGCCGCGGAGGACGACGGCGGGTTCGGGCTGATCGACCTGAACTCCGAGCCCGCGTCCCCGCGCGCCGAGGCCCAGGCCGAAGCCGCCGCGGGCGAGTGGGGCGAGATCTCGCTGGACCACGCCGCGCCCTCCACGCCGACGGCCGAAACGCAGCCGGCCTCCTCGTCGGATTTCGATGCGTTCGCGTTCGGCAGCATGAGCCTGGACGACGAAAAGCCGGCGGACGAGCCCGCTTTTCTCGACACCTCGTCCAGCTTCGACTCGGCCCCGTCGTTCGACGCCGCGCCTTCGTTCGATTCTGCGCCTTCGCTCGGCGCCGAGGGCACGGGCGACTGGCTGAACTCCGACGCGCGCCAGGACCTGGGCGAGAGCGCCGCGGCGGACCTGGCGCTTCCCACGTTCAGCGACGACCTGCTGGACGCGCCCACCGCCGGCGCCGACCTTCCCCTGCTGGACTTCAGCGGCGAGGACGACTCGGACGCGGACGGGCTGATGCAGCTGGACGGCGGCATCGGGTTCGACGGCGCCGCGTCCGGCGGGCAGGGCGCGGGCGACCCGCACGACCACGTGGACGCGGAAGTCGTCACCGAGACCATGGCGGAGCTGTACGCCAGCCAGGGGCTGCTGGCCCGCGCGGCGGAGGTGTACCGCGAGCTGATCCAGCAGCGCGGCGACGAGCCGGGACTGGTGCGCCGACTGTCGGAAATCGAGGGCAGGCTGAACGCGGACGCCGCCGCGATGGACGAGGGCGACGCCCCCGCCTGGCTGCAGGGCGTGGACGCGTTCGCCGCGGGGACGGCAACGCCGGTGCCCGGCTCCGCCGCGGAGGTCGCGTTCGATTCCTTTTCCGCCCCCGCAGCGGACAAATCGTTCTCCGGCACCGTCGACGAGTCGTTCTACACCGCGCCGGCGGACGACGAGTTCTCCACCCCGGCCGCGGATGATCCGTTCACCGGCATCGTGGACGAGTCGTTCTACGCCAGCACGCCCGGCGACGCATTCTCGTCGGACGCAGCAAGCTTCGGGGATGACCTGGACCTGACCGCCGGGCTGGCGGATGCGTCCGGCGCCGCCGCGACATCCGAGGCAATGGGGTCCGGACCCGCTGCGTCCGCCGATCCGTTCGCGGATTCGTTCTCCGCCGGGTTCGACGGCGTGGAGGCGGAAGCTTCCCCGAGCGCGGACGATGTCCGCGATGAGTGGACCGCGCCCTCGGTGACGGAAACGGAGTCGGAAGGCTTCGACCTGATCGTGATCGCGGACGATGGAGGCGAACAGCACATCCACGCCTCCGCGGAAGAAGTCGCGGACCTGAGCGCGGACTGGGCCGTCGCCGCGGCCCCGCTGGGCTATGAGGGCGACGACGAGGAGGACGACGTGCCCGCCGCCGCTGGTTCCGCCGCCGCTCCGGCCGCGCGGACGATGCAGAGCTACTTCTCGTCGCTCCTGAACTGGCAGCCGGGCGGCGCGCCCTACGTGCCTGCAGCGGAACCGGCGGCCCCGCAGGTAGCGGACGATCTTCCGCGCGTGTCCGGCTTCGACGTGTCCACGGCGGACGCGGCGCCGTACGAGACGGGCGTTTCCGACTTCACCGTGCCGGACGACGCGCAGCCCGCCGCCGACGCGGGGCAGGCGGACGTGCCCGCCCTGCGCACCGGGGTGGACGACGCGCCCGTGCCGGCGGACGACCGCGCGCCGTACCAGGCGCCCGCGGACGATTCCGCGGCGCTTTCGCTCGACCTCCCCGCCGACGTTTCCGGGGATGATGACGTCGCTTCGGTGGATGACTTTGCGCCCATCGACTTCGGCACGCGGGCGGAGGACCTGCCGGCGGTTGCGGATCAGGATGATCCCTGGTCGGCGCCGTCGCTGAACGACACCGCGGCCGCCGCGGCGCAGCCCGATCCGTGGGACGCCCCGCTCGACGCGCCGGCGGCGGATCTGGATCTGCCGATGCTGGACGACGAGCCCTGGAGCACCGCGCCCGCCGCGGCCGCGGACCTGGCCGGCTTTGAACTCGCGGACGACCTGGCCGCCACCCCGTCCGCGCAGCCGGACGACGAGGGGCTGCTGCCGTGGGAGGCCCCCGCGGCGCCCCCCGCCCCGGAAGCCCCGGCGCAGCCCGCGGGCGACGGGTTCTCGTTCGAGGACTTCTTTTCCGGCCCCGCCGCGCCCGAGTCCGCCGCGCCGCCGACGCCCGCGGCCGCAGCGGCACCGTCCGCCGCGTTCGAGCCCGCGCCTTCGCCGGTGACGCCGCCCGCGCCCCCGGCCGCGCAGCCCGGCGCCCCCGCGGGCGGGCAGGACGAGGAAGACGAGGACCTGGAATCGTTCCAGGCGTGGCTGCAGAGCCTGAAGCGATGA
- the aroQ gene encoding type II 3-dehydroquinate dehydratase, whose protein sequence is MKIAVVHGPNLNLLGTREPEVYGRATLEDVNAAVAELAAELGVEVTSFQSNHEGGLIDHVHAAAAGVDGFMVNAGAYTHTSIALADALAGVARPYVEVHLSNVFAREPFRHRSWLAAGAVGVISGFGVDSYRLGLRALVENIKRKVPGA, encoded by the coding sequence ATGAAGATCGCCGTCGTCCACGGGCCCAACCTGAACCTGCTGGGCACGCGCGAGCCGGAGGTGTACGGCCGCGCCACCCTGGAGGACGTGAACGCCGCCGTCGCGGAGCTTGCCGCGGAACTGGGCGTGGAAGTCACGTCCTTTCAGAGCAACCACGAAGGCGGCCTGATCGACCACGTACACGCGGCCGCGGCCGGGGTGGACGGCTTCATGGTGAACGCAGGCGCGTACACGCACACCAGCATCGCGCTGGCGGATGCGCTCGCGGGAGTGGCGCGTCCGTACGTGGAAGTGCATCTTAGCAACGTCTTTGCCCGCGAACCCTTCCGCCATCGGTCCTGGCTGGCGGCCGGGGCGGTGGGGGTGATCTCCGGTTTCGGCGTGGACAGCTACCGGCTGGGCCTGCGCGCGCTGGTGGAGAACATCAAAAGAAAAGTGCCCGGTGCCTAG
- the efp gene encoding elongation factor P, producing MATTADFRNGMTLNMDGTLWTIMWFQHHKPGKGNTVVRSKLRNVLTGAVLEKTFRAGDRIDEVRLEHRPITYSYSDGHHYHFMDTQTYDDIPLSGEVIGEDQLKYLKEGMECDGLVHGETVINVELPFFVTLTITQTDPGVRGDTATGGTKPATLETGAVVQVPLFVNEGEMIRVDRREDKYIERAK from the coding sequence GTGGCGACGACGGCCGATTTCCGGAACGGAATGACCCTGAACATGGACGGGACGCTCTGGACCATCATGTGGTTCCAGCACCACAAGCCCGGCAAGGGCAACACGGTGGTGCGTTCCAAGCTGCGCAACGTGCTCACCGGCGCCGTGCTGGAAAAGACGTTCCGCGCCGGCGACCGCATTGACGAGGTGCGGCTGGAGCACCGGCCCATCACGTACAGCTACTCCGACGGGCACCACTACCACTTCATGGACACGCAGACCTACGACGACATCCCGCTCTCGGGCGAAGTGATCGGCGAGGACCAGCTGAAGTACCTGAAGGAGGGGATGGAGTGCGACGGGCTGGTGCACGGTGAAACCGTCATCAACGTGGAACTGCCGTTCTTTGTCACGCTGACCATCACGCAGACGGACCCCGGCGTGCGCGGCGACACCGCCACCGGCGGCACCAAGCCGGCCACGCTGGAAACCGGCGCCGTCGTGCAGGTGCCCCTGTTCGTGAACGAGGGCGAAATGATCCGCGTGGACCGCCGCGAAGACAAGTACATCGAGCGCGCCAAATGA
- the accB gene encoding acetyl-CoA carboxylase biotin carboxyl carrier protein, translating to MELDFLRGLIEAVDGSGIDSLEISRGGTRIRINKTPPPAPVSAAMAAPALHAAPAVQHALPAPAAAPAAAPAAAPAAPASNLVEIKSPMVGTFYRSPAPEAPSYVETGTRVSKGQTLCILEAMKLMNELPADVAGTIREICVENGEPVEYGQVLFRIDPA from the coding sequence ATCGAACTGGACTTCCTGCGCGGCCTCATCGAGGCCGTGGACGGCAGCGGCATCGACTCGCTGGAGATCAGCCGCGGCGGAACCCGCATCCGCATCAACAAGACGCCGCCGCCGGCCCCGGTGAGCGCGGCCATGGCCGCGCCCGCCCTGCACGCCGCTCCGGCGGTGCAGCACGCGCTTCCGGCGCCCGCCGCCGCTCCGGCCGCGGCCCCGGCTGCCGCGCCCGCCGCGCCGGCCAGCAACCTGGTGGAGATCAAGTCTCCCATGGTGGGCACCTTCTACCGCTCGCCCGCGCCCGAGGCCCCGTCGTACGTCGAGACGGGCACCCGCGTGAGCAAGGGGCAGACGCTGTGCATTCTGGAGGCGATGAAGCTCATGAACGAGCTTCCCGCCGACGTGGCCGGCACCATCCGCGAGATCTGCGTGGAGAACGGTGAGCCGGTGGAGTACGGGCAGGTCCTGTTCCGGATCGACCCGGCGTGA
- a CDS encoding type IV pilus twitching motility protein PilT, protein MTEGAAAARSGGGREFSLRDALHEMVRRNGSDLHLKVGRPPVVRVNGELSETELPILRPEDLKKCSEQTLSPRQREEFAERKEIDFAIGVQGLGRFRANIFQQRGTLGMAFRGIPFEVPGLETLDLPPVLEQVALSPRGLVLVTGVTGSGKSTSLAAMVRYLNERRAVNIVTVEDPIEFLHRDVRAIISQREVGSDTHSFHDALRHVLRQDPDVIMLGEIRDRPSMETVLKAADTGHLVLSTLHTTDATQTIGRIISFFPPHQHQEIRGMLANALKAVISLRLIPRADRPGRVPAAEILVNTAAIAQLIRTGDDSQSIPDLIADGRVQYGMQTFDQSLLDLYSRGWISYEWAMHYASNPSEFALRVSGVQPGEQEMDWGKKPGRDA, encoded by the coding sequence ATGACGGAGGGGGCGGCCGCCGCGCGGTCCGGCGGGGGCCGCGAGTTCAGCCTGCGGGACGCGCTGCACGAGATGGTGCGGCGCAACGGCAGCGACCTGCACCTCAAGGTGGGCCGCCCTCCCGTGGTGCGCGTCAACGGCGAACTGTCGGAGACGGAACTCCCCATCCTGCGCCCCGAAGATCTCAAGAAGTGCTCGGAGCAGACGCTCAGCCCGCGTCAGCGGGAAGAGTTTGCCGAGCGCAAGGAGATCGACTTCGCCATCGGGGTACAGGGGCTGGGCCGCTTTCGCGCCAACATCTTTCAGCAGCGGGGCACGCTGGGAATGGCCTTTCGCGGCATTCCCTTCGAGGTCCCCGGGCTGGAAACGCTGGACCTGCCGCCCGTGCTGGAGCAGGTGGCGCTGAGCCCGCGCGGGCTGGTTCTGGTCACGGGCGTCACGGGGTCGGGAAAGTCGACCTCGCTGGCCGCCATGGTGCGTTACCTGAACGAGCGGCGCGCGGTGAACATCGTGACGGTCGAAGACCCGATCGAGTTTCTGCACCGCGACGTGCGGGCCATCATCAGCCAGCGCGAGGTGGGGAGCGATACGCACTCCTTCCACGACGCGCTGCGCCACGTGCTGCGGCAGGACCCCGACGTCATCATGCTGGGGGAAATCCGCGACCGGCCGTCCATGGAAACCGTGCTCAAGGCGGCGGATACGGGGCACCTGGTGCTCAGCACGCTGCACACGACGGATGCGACGCAGACCATCGGCCGCATCATCTCGTTCTTTCCGCCGCATCAGCACCAGGAAATCCGCGGCATGCTGGCCAACGCGCTCAAGGCGGTCATTTCCCTCCGCCTGATTCCGCGCGCCGACCGGCCGGGACGCGTTCCCGCCGCGGAAATCCTGGTGAACACCGCCGCCATCGCGCAGCTCATCCGCACCGGCGACGACTCGCAGTCCATTCCGGACCTGATCGCCGACGGACGGGTGCAGTACGGCATGCAGACGTTTGACCAGTCGCTGCTGGACCTGTACTCCCGCGGCTGGATCAGCTACGAGTGGGCCATGCACTACGCGTCCAATCCCTCCGAGTTTGCCCTGCGCGTTTCCGGCGTTCAGCCGGGCGAGCAGGAAATGGACTGGGGCAAGAAGCCCGGCCGCGACGCCTGA
- the accC gene encoding acetyl-CoA carboxylase biotin carboxylase subunit, whose product MFRKVLIANRGEIALRVIRACRELGIRTVAVYSEADRESLHVRFADEDVCIGPPSARESYLNVPRIIAAAEITGADAIHPGYGFLAENAEFSEICEASEITFIGPTPQQIRLMGDKATARRTMRETGVPIVPGTDAIADPEEALAAAREIGFPVLIKAAAGGGGKGMRVAQNEEDFIAAFGMARAEASAAFNDDSVYVEKYLARPRHIEFQILGDSHGRVIHLGERDCSIQRRHQKLLEEAPSPALSPELREAMGNAAVAGAKAIDYVGAGTIEMLLNEDNSFYFMEMNTRIQVEHPVTEMCTGFDLVKEQIRAAAGLRLSIPDVPIRLRGHAIECRVNAEDPSRNFAPSPGTVSVFNAPGGPGVRVDTHVYAGYRVPPFYDSLLAKLIVHGANREEAIARMRRALQETVIEGVHTTIPFLLEVMDNPDFVAGQVDTKFLERWMAERAGA is encoded by the coding sequence GTGTTCCGTAAAGTCCTGATCGCGAACCGGGGCGAAATCGCCCTCCGCGTCATCCGCGCCTGCCGGGAGCTGGGCATTCGCACGGTGGCCGTCTACAGTGAGGCCGACCGCGAAAGCCTGCACGTACGCTTCGCCGACGAAGACGTGTGCATCGGCCCGCCCTCCGCCCGCGAAAGCTACCTCAACGTCCCGCGGATCATCGCCGCCGCCGAAATCACCGGCGCCGACGCCATCCACCCGGGCTACGGCTTCCTGGCCGAGAACGCCGAGTTCTCGGAAATCTGCGAAGCCAGCGAAATCACCTTCATCGGGCCCACGCCGCAGCAGATCCGGCTGATGGGCGACAAGGCCACCGCGCGCCGGACGATGCGCGAGACGGGGGTGCCCATCGTTCCGGGCACCGACGCCATCGCCGATCCGGAAGAGGCGCTGGCCGCCGCGCGCGAAATCGGCTTTCCCGTGCTGATCAAGGCCGCCGCGGGCGGTGGCGGCAAGGGAATGCGCGTGGCGCAGAACGAGGAAGACTTCATCGCCGCGTTCGGCATGGCGCGCGCGGAAGCCTCGGCCGCGTTCAACGACGATTCCGTCTACGTGGAGAAGTACCTGGCGCGCCCGCGGCACATCGAGTTCCAGATTCTGGGCGACAGCCACGGCCGCGTCATTCACCTGGGCGAGCGCGACTGCAGCATTCAGCGGCGCCACCAGAAGCTGCTGGAAGAAGCCCCGTCGCCCGCGCTCTCGCCGGAGCTGCGCGAGGCCATGGGCAACGCGGCAGTCGCGGGCGCCAAGGCCATCGACTACGTGGGCGCGGGCACCATCGAAATGCTGCTGAACGAGGACAACTCGTTCTACTTCATGGAGATGAACACGCGCATCCAGGTGGAGCACCCCGTGACGGAGATGTGCACGGGGTTCGACCTGGTCAAGGAGCAGATCCGCGCCGCCGCCGGGCTTCGGCTCAGCATTCCGGACGTGCCCATCCGGCTGCGCGGGCACGCCATCGAGTGCCGCGTCAACGCCGAGGACCCGTCGCGCAACTTCGCGCCGTCGCCGGGAACGGTGTCGGTGTTCAACGCGCCGGGCGGGCCGGGGGTGCGCGTCGACACGCACGTGTACGCCGGGTACCGGGTGCCGCCGTTCTACGATTCGCTGCTCGCCAAGCTGATCGTGCATGGCGCCAACCGCGAGGAAGCCATCGCCCGCATGCGCCGCGCGCTGCAGGAAACGGTAATCGAGGGCGTGCATACCACCATCCCTTTCCTCCTTGAGGTGATGGACAACCCGGACTTTGTCGCCGGCCAGGTGGACACCAAGTTCCTGGAGCGGTGGATGGCGGAACGGGCGGGGGCCTGA
- a CDS encoding 2-phosphosulfolactate phosphatase — MRLDVLLTLGELVPGELAERTVVVLDVLRASSSIVEALASGARTLYPVGTIEEAIRLANTLGRDQTLLAGERKALPIEGFDLGNSPVEFTSERLSGRMVVMSTTNGTLALAAASAGGRVTVGSWLNFQAVVDDIVRSGAEPVFLCAGRDRAFGLEDAVCAGQLAAAVMAARPDDTWELNDGARAAIALAEAYPDPAAMFPQTTAGRAIIDAGLGDDLAYCAQRDLRDVLPVLQDRQITVAPPAPAAS; from the coding sequence ATGAGGCTGGATGTGCTGCTGACCCTCGGCGAGCTGGTGCCGGGGGAACTCGCGGAGCGTACGGTGGTGGTGCTGGATGTGCTGCGTGCCTCCAGCAGCATCGTCGAGGCGCTGGCTTCCGGCGCGCGCACGCTGTATCCCGTGGGAACGATCGAGGAAGCGATCCGCCTGGCCAACACGCTGGGGCGCGATCAGACGCTCCTGGCGGGCGAGCGCAAGGCGCTTCCCATCGAGGGGTTCGACCTGGGAAATTCGCCCGTCGAGTTCACCTCCGAGCGCCTTTCCGGGCGCATGGTGGTGATGTCCACCACCAACGGCACGCTGGCGCTGGCCGCGGCGTCTGCCGGCGGGCGGGTGACGGTGGGGTCGTGGCTGAACTTCCAGGCGGTGGTGGATGACATCGTCCGGAGCGGCGCGGAGCCGGTGTTTCTCTGCGCCGGGCGCGACCGCGCGTTCGGGCTGGAGGACGCGGTGTGCGCCGGGCAGCTTGCCGCGGCGGTGATGGCGGCGCGGCCGGACGACACGTGGGAGCTCAACGACGGCGCCCGCGCCGCCATCGCGCTCGCCGAGGCGTATCCCGATCCCGCGGCGATGTTTCCGCAGACTACGGCGGGGCGCGCCATCATCGACGCGGGGCTGGGCGACGACCTCGCCTACTGCGCCCAGCGCGATCTGCGCGACGTGCTTCCCGTCCTGCAGGACCGGCAGATCACCGTCGCTCCGCCTGCGCCGGCTGCTTCCTGA
- the tmk gene encoding dTMP kinase has protein sequence MTTRGLFIVFEGLDGSGTSTQARMLQEGLAREGRRGFLTAEPTAGPIGGMIRLAMSHRLRFSSDPRVEDRQLAHLFAADRYDHLYNEVDGVLAQLASGATVISTRYALSSFAYLCHDDADRDLVQRLNQDFPPADLTFFVDTPVEVCVERIQARQFVGEKYENTEKLRTVRENFRRALAEYPHTLHVVDGRTEPGALHQQILGIVRDALDGLPRSG, from the coding sequence ATGACCACGCGAGGTCTGTTCATCGTATTTGAAGGGCTCGACGGATCGGGCACCTCCACGCAGGCCCGCATGCTCCAGGAAGGGCTGGCGCGCGAGGGGCGGCGCGGCTTTCTGACCGCCGAGCCCACCGCGGGACCCATCGGGGGGATGATCCGCCTGGCGATGTCGCACCGCCTGCGCTTTTCCTCCGACCCGCGCGTGGAAGACCGGCAGCTGGCGCACCTGTTTGCCGCGGACCGCTACGATCACCTGTACAACGAGGTGGATGGCGTGCTGGCGCAGCTTGCGTCCGGCGCCACGGTGATCAGCACCCGCTACGCGCTGTCCTCGTTCGCCTACCTGTGCCACGACGACGCGGACCGCGACCTGGTGCAGCGGCTGAACCAGGACTTTCCCCCCGCGGACCTCACGTTCTTTGTAGATACGCCGGTGGAGGTGTGCGTGGAGCGCATCCAGGCACGGCAGTTCGTGGGGGAGAAGTACGAGAACACGGAGAAGCTGCGCACCGTGCGCGAAAACTTCCGGCGCGCCCTGGCGGAGTATCCGCACACGCTTCATGTGGTGGATGGGCGTACGGAGCCCGGCGCGCTGCACCAGCAGATTCTGGGGATCGTCCGCGACGCGCTGGATGGGCTTCCGCGAAGCGGTTGA
- a CDS encoding DNA translocase FtsK 4TM domain-containing protein yields MSPVFSLDDKQRRELWGLGLFSLGLLLALSLFPVAVLGTAGRVFPAGNVVGVVGGGLNRAIFGFLGIASVVLPTLAVIWGAFAYRKIEAAPVVRWSCLLLGLSLVIPATVSVLSGTAGQPDGAAGWLGAAFALLLVSFVGTVGGSIILFFLFAALCIATVGWNPLRTLLRGGQYAASRTRQAAVALPRPTLALPSPLMLVPRRGASVADEEDEDDDVSPVPLRPRPAQGQRPAEVEDDFEDADIESWEPEDVFMDPDATLLDGVMPAAPVPAAARAGAKPAAKAKPAPSAPPARGLKAEQGELLPEDSGDPFANDLPTTGMLVAPPVRDETRSKLELDKLGQVLIDKLATFKIEGEIVGMTAGPVVTQFEISPAPGIKVARIANLEADLALALRAPSVRIVAPIPGKGAVGVEVPNPTPEMVFFRETVESPAFRTSKAALPLALGKDIAGRPTVVDLAKMPHLLIAGATGSGKSVCVNTIITSLIYRHTPRTLRFLMVDPKMVELSMYNDLPHLRHPVVTDNNDAAAVLKWAVLEMERRYELLSVNGVRNLADFNKRLEQGGIVRSPEADGDEGDPDRWLYKGGELPYIVFIIDELADLMMTVQGDVEKPLALLAQKARAIGIHLILATQRPSVNVITGLIKANFPSRIAFRVSSKVDSRTILDQNGADALLGNGDMLMLPPASSEPVRLQGAYLSTEETEQLMSWYREQARLRREEAIERGLDPGTIAEANILDEVRAQEDSGELEADEEPGERDKLFRQAAESCIQHQGGSTSLLQRRMRIGYGRAARIMDQLEKAGILGPPDGSKPRDVLIDFAQLDSICGDN; encoded by the coding sequence GTGAGCCCTGTGTTTTCACTGGATGACAAGCAGCGCCGCGAGCTGTGGGGACTGGGGCTGTTTTCCCTGGGCCTGCTGCTGGCGCTGAGCCTGTTTCCCGTCGCCGTCCTCGGCACCGCGGGACGCGTCTTTCCCGCCGGCAACGTGGTGGGCGTGGTGGGCGGCGGCCTGAACCGGGCGATCTTCGGATTCCTGGGGATCGCCTCCGTCGTTCTTCCCACGCTGGCCGTCATCTGGGGCGCCTTTGCCTATCGCAAGATCGAGGCGGCGCCCGTGGTGCGGTGGAGTTGCCTGCTGCTGGGCCTGTCGCTGGTGATCCCCGCCACGGTGAGCGTGCTGAGCGGAACCGCGGGGCAGCCGGACGGCGCCGCGGGGTGGCTGGGCGCGGCCTTCGCCCTCCTGCTCGTGAGCTTCGTGGGCACGGTGGGCGGCTCCATCATCCTCTTCTTTCTCTTTGCCGCGCTGTGCATCGCCACGGTGGGGTGGAACCCGCTGCGGACGCTGCTGCGCGGCGGGCAGTACGCGGCGTCCCGGACGCGCCAGGCCGCGGTGGCGCTCCCCCGTCCCACGCTCGCCCTCCCCAGCCCGCTGATGCTCGTGCCCAGGCGCGGCGCCTCCGTGGCGGACGAGGAGGATGAGGACGACGACGTTTCGCCCGTTCCGCTGCGCCCCCGGCCCGCGCAGGGCCAGCGCCCGGCGGAGGTGGAGGACGACTTCGAGGACGCGGACATCGAGAGCTGGGAGCCGGAAGACGTCTTCATGGATCCGGACGCCACGCTGCTGGACGGCGTGATGCCCGCCGCGCCCGTACCCGCCGCGGCGCGCGCGGGCGCCAAGCCGGCGGCAAAGGCGAAGCCCGCCCCGTCCGCACCCCCCGCGCGCGGCCTCAAGGCGGAGCAGGGCGAGCTGCTTCCCGAAGACAGCGGCGATCCGTTCGCCAACGATCTGCCCACGACCGGAATGCTGGTAGCGCCCCCGGTGCGCGACGAAACGCGCAGCAAGCTGGAGTTGGACAAGCTGGGGCAGGTGCTGATCGACAAGCTGGCCACCTTCAAGATCGAAGGGGAGATCGTGGGGATGACGGCCGGCCCCGTGGTCACGCAGTTCGAAATCAGCCCCGCGCCGGGGATCAAGGTGGCCCGCATCGCCAACCTGGAGGCGGACCTGGCGCTGGCCCTGCGCGCGCCGTCCGTGCGCATCGTGGCGCCCATCCCCGGCAAGGGCGCGGTGGGCGTGGAAGTGCCCAATCCCACGCCGGAGATGGTCTTTTTTCGCGAGACGGTGGAGTCACCCGCCTTCCGCACCAGCAAGGCCGCGCTTCCGCTGGCGCTGGGCAAGGACATCGCCGGCCGCCCGACGGTGGTCGACCTGGCCAAGATGCCGCACCTGCTCATCGCCGGCGCCACGGGCTCCGGCAAGTCGGTGTGCGTCAACACCATCATCACCTCCCTCATCTACCGCCACACGCCGCGCACGCTGCGGTTTCTGATGGTGGACCCCAAGATGGTGGAACTGTCGATGTACAACGACCTTCCCCACCTGCGGCACCCGGTGGTGACGGACAACAACGACGCCGCCGCCGTCCTCAAGTGGGCGGTTCTGGAGATGGAGCGCCGCTACGAGTTGCTGTCGGTCAACGGCGTGCGCAACCTGGCGGATTTCAACAAGCGGCTGGAGCAGGGCGGCATCGTGCGCTCCCCAGAGGCGGACGGCGACGAGGGCGATCCGGACCGCTGGCTGTACAAGGGCGGCGAGCTTCCGTACATCGTCTTCATCATCGATGAGCTCGCCGACCTGATGATGACGGTGCAGGGAGACGTGGAGAAGCCGCTGGCGCTGCTGGCGCAGAAGGCGCGCGCCATCGGCATTCACCTGATCCTGGCCACGCAGCGCCCGTCGGTAAACGTCATCACCGGCCTGATCAAGGCCAACTTCCCCAGCCGCATCGCCTTCCGCGTGTCGTCCAAGGTGGACAGCCGGACGATCCTGGACCAGAACGGCGCAGATGCGCTGCTGGGCAACGGCGACATGCTCATGCTGCCGCCGGCCAGCAGCGAGCCCGTCCGCCTTCAGGGCGCGTACCTGTCGACGGAGGAGACGGAGCAGCTGATGAGCTGGTACCGCGAGCAGGCGCGCCTGCGGCGGGAAGAGGCCATCGAGCGCGGGCTGGACCCGGGCACCATCGCCGAAGCGAACATTCTGGACGAGGTGCGCGCGCAGGAGGACAGCGGCGAGCTGGAGGCCGACGAGGAGCCGGGCGAGCGCGACAAGCTGTTCCGCCAGGCCGCGGAATCGTGCATCCAGCACCAGGGCGGATCGACGTCGCTCCTCCAGCGCCGGATGCGCATCGGATACGGCCGCGCAGCGCGCATCATGGACCAGCTGGAAAAGGCCGGCATCCTGGGCCCGCCGGACGGCAGCAAGCCCCGCGACGTCCTCATCGACTTCGCGCAGCTCGACAGCATCTGCGGCGACAACTAA